The Psychrobacter arenosus region CATCATCAGCAGCGGTATCTAGTTCAGTACCGTCGTAGTCAGCACTCATCAAGTTATCTTTGTCATAGCTTGAGATGTCTTTGCCTTCTTCTTCCCACTGAGCGATAACTTGCTTACGGAAGTTAAGCGTCCAGTTGAATGATGGGCTGTTGTTGTATACAAGTTTCGCTTTTGGCTGCTCTTCTTTAATACGGTCAACCATCATTTTGATGTGTTCAACGTCTGGAGTAGGCGTTTCGATCCATAGTAGATCAGCACCGTTCTCTAGAGCAGTTACACAGTCAAGCACAACGCGGTCGATGTTCGTGTCTTCACGGAAAGAGTACAGACCGTTTGGCATACGAACGGGACGAACTAGCTTGCCATCACGCTTAAGCAATACGTCGTTTTCTTTCGCATCAGCGATGTCGATCTCTTCAACGTCGATGAAGTCGATGTATTTAGAAGCCAAGTCGCCTGGCTCATTAGATACTGGGATCTTTTGAGTTAGTGATGCGCCTTCAGAGTCTGTACGAGCAACGATAATACCGTTGTCAACGCCTAGCTCTAGGAAAGCATAACGAATAGCGTTTAGTTTCGCGATGAAGTCTTCATGCGGGACAGTAACTTTACCGGCTTGGTGACCACACTGCTTCGCGTCAGATACTTGGTTTTCAACCTGGATAGCACAAGCACCAGCTTCGATCATGCTCTTAGTTAGCAAGTAAGTGGCTTCTTCGTTACCGAAACCAGCATCGATATCAGCGATGATTGGCACCACATGAGATTCGAAGTTATCGATTTTAGCTTGGATCTCGCTAGTGTCTTTACCCGCATCTTTAGCGGCTTGTAGCTCACGGAAATAGTCGTTCAATACTTTCGCATCAGCTTGACGTAGGAACGTATAAATTTCTCTGATTAGGTCAGGCACAGTCGTTTTTTCGTGCATTGATTGGTCAGGTAAAGGACCAAGCTCTGAACGTAGCGCTGCTACCATCCAACCTGATAGGTAGATATAACGCTTAGAAGTAGTACCGAAATATTTTTTAGCCGCATACATAGACTGTTGGGCGATGAAACCGTGCCAAGCACCTAGTGATTGCGTGTATTTAGAAGTATCAGCGTCATACTCTTCCATATCTTTACGCATGATATCAGCAGTATACTTTGCAATATCAAGGCCAGTTTTGAAGCGGTTTTGCACCATCATGCGGGCAGCATCAGATTCGCTAATGTTCTGCCAGTTGCCATGTTTTTGTTTTATTTCACGGATATGATCAATTGCTGATGTATAAGTCGACATCAATACTCTCCTTGGTGGTGAACTAATGAGTGAATCAAAAATAGATAGGATGACTTTGCTATAACTATAAGTAGAAAGTTGCTCGCAGAAAGTACGACCTAAAATACTAAGTCTCTGCCAGTAGCAAGCTATTAAACTATAAGAGTTTTGCCCTAAAAGCAATCAAAACCTGTCGCTTTGGTCAACTTTTATCATTATGTCCTATAACTACCAGATAACTAAGCAAATAATTAACCAGTGGCTAAGGGTAAATAGGGGGGTAGAAAGACTGACTCGACTGCTAAAGCGCTTATTACCCTAAACAATACTCACTAGCCATTCAAGCTCAAAGACAAATCCAAGCCTAAAGTTAGAATAGCGAAAGGGAGCGCAATAATTTTATGTCGCTATTTCATCTAAAAAGTACGATAAAATAGCACCTGTCGGTAGCCCCTATAAAACGAATGATAACAGTCTGATAATAAAGAACGATTAACGAGCGCTTGCCAATTACTATAGCGAGGTTACCTTAATTTATCTAATTTATGATTGTTATCTTGGGTATTTTTATTAATTATAGTATAGTGGTAGCAAGGGTTTAAGGTAGGTTAGGAAGCCCTAAATATACGATAATGCAGGGTCTGTTGCTAATAAATGTAACAGATTATTTTATAAGAGATATTTAGTAATTTGAGCTTGTGAGTGTTTATAGTGACGGTCAAACCGCCTGATATTAAGCGAAAATGAGTAAAGTAAGCGTGATTTAAAAAATAAGATATTGGTCACTGAATAGGTTCATTCAGCGCACTTATATTTACCTAAAAAATGACCTAAAAAGATGTTTAAAGAGAAATTTATATGAATTTGCAACGCGTAGATCTAAACCTATTAGTCCATTTAGACGTCTTATTAAGAGAAAAAAACGTAACTCGCGCCGCCGAGCAGTTGGGCATTACCCAGCCTGCTATGAGTAATATTTTAAGACGCCTACGCAAGTTATTTAATGATCCATTATTGGTGCGCTCATCCGAGGGCATGACCCCTACTGAGCGGGCATTAGAACTGCAACCGCGGATTCGTGAAATTCTAGCCGATCTGACGCAAGTGTTGGAGCCGCGTACAGAGTTTCGCCCTTATAGTACCTCGCGGGTTTTCCGAATTATGACCTCGGATTATGCGGAAGCGACCTTAGTGCCGCGATTAGTCAAAGCGCTACGCTCTGAAGCCCCAAATGTCATCTTGGACTTTTTGACCCCGTCAGATGTGTCTTATCGTGATATGGAGCAGGGTCGGGTTGATTTAGCGATTAACCGCTTTAATGAGATTCCGCAGAGCTTTCACCAAGTCTTGGTCTGGCGCGATACCTTCAGCTGCCTGCTCGCTGCAGAGAGCCCTTATGTGAATCGCTTTAATTTAAAGAACTATCTAAAAGCGCAGCACGTTTGGGTATCAAAGACGGGTATGGGGGTAGGCTTTGGAGTCAACCCTGATAAGTCAGGTGGGCTAGGGTCTATTGACCAAGCCTTGCAGCGTCTAGGGCAAAAGCGCCAGATCAGTGTGTTTACGCGTCATTATCAGATGCCTGCGATGCTAGCTGCCAATAAAGACTTAATTGCTACCTTGCCCACCCGTGTCGCTAGAATGCAGGCGGATAACGACAGCATTGTCATGAAAGAGCCGCCGTTTTTTATTCCGGAATTTGAGCTAACGATGGCGTGGTCACCCTTATTACAACATCA contains the following coding sequences:
- a CDS encoding isocitrate lyase, with translation MSTYTSAIDHIREIKQKHGNWQNISESDAARMMVQNRFKTGLDIAKYTADIMRKDMEEYDADTSKYTQSLGAWHGFIAQQSMYAAKKYFGTTSKRYIYLSGWMVAALRSELGPLPDQSMHEKTTVPDLIREIYTFLRQADAKVLNDYFRELQAAKDAGKDTSEIQAKIDNFESHVVPIIADIDAGFGNEEATYLLTKSMIEAGACAIQVENQVSDAKQCGHQAGKVTVPHEDFIAKLNAIRYAFLELGVDNGIIVARTDSEGASLTQKIPVSNEPGDLASKYIDFIDVEEIDIADAKENDVLLKRDGKLVRPVRMPNGLYSFREDTNIDRVVLDCVTALENGADLLWIETPTPDVEHIKMMVDRIKEEQPKAKLVYNNSPSFNWTLNFRKQVIAQWEEEGKDISSYDKDNLMSADYDGTELDTAADDAARNFQRDASREAGVFHHLITLPTYHTTALSVHELAKGYFGEDGMLAYAAGVQRKEIREGISCVKHQAMAGSDLGDDHKEIFSGDNALKAGGEKNTMNQF
- a CDS encoding LysR family transcriptional regulator — encoded protein: MNLQRVDLNLLVHLDVLLREKNVTRAAEQLGITQPAMSNILRRLRKLFNDPLLVRSSEGMTPTERALELQPRIREILADLTQVLEPRTEFRPYSTSRVFRIMTSDYAEATLVPRLVKALRSEAPNVILDFLTPSDVSYRDMEQGRVDLAINRFNEIPQSFHQVLVWRDTFSCLLAAESPYVNRFNLKNYLKAQHVWVSKTGMGVGFGVNPDKSGGLGSIDQALQRLGQKRQISVFTRHYQMPAMLAANKDLIATLPTRVARMQADNDSIVMKEPPFFIPEFELTMAWSPLLQHHPAHRWLRQLIMHVARQVVADEEHEGHEVPVINHLF